The region TCGGTCGTGCAGCAGGATCACACACTGGAAGAGTTCCTGGCCGACTTGAAGCCGAACAGTAACTGGGTGGATGAACTGTAAAAACTCCGCAGACATGTGTGTTTGGCTGTTCCAGGGTGCCACTTGGCCCTCTGGAACTGCGCTTCTTATATCTGAAATACTCATTCCTCAGTAAGCATATGCCGCTGAGAAATGAATGTCTGTCAGTAACACGAAAAGGATCAGATATGGACATCATTCGGCTCGGCGACTCCACCAGTCACGGTGGAACCGTTCTTGAAGCTTTCAACCAGACTGACCTGAACGGCAAACCCATGTCCGGTGTTGGCCATAAGGTGGTTTGCCCGCTGTGCAAAGGTGTTTTCCCTATTACGCAGGGCAGCGCCCTGCTGGATGTCGGCGGCATCGCGGTGGCGCTTCACGGGATGAAAACCGCATGCGGCGCCAGCCTGATTGCCAGCGATCCCAAGGGTGAAGCTGCAAGTTAAAAACGTGGGGCGTTCTTTGCGCCAGCGGTGCTGCCCGGGAAACAGGCTGGATCAACGGTTCTTGTTCATCCCCGACCAGAGCAGCGAGGGCAGCGTCCGTGAGTCCAGCAACGCGTCATCCGCCGTCACCAGACGCGGGAGAACATGCCAGGGATGGTTGGCACTGTGGTGATGATGCAGGTGCAGATTGATGTGATAAGGCCAAATGAAAAACCGCCCTGCGCACCCGACTTTCCAGGCATATGTCCATTCCCGCCAACCGGGGGTGACGTCAGGTCCGCCACTGTGCTCGGCGATGCTGCGGATTTTCTGCAGCAGGGTGCCCAGTGTGGCCAGTGGCACAAACCAGAAAAACACCATCAACAAGAGCGTCTGGGCGGACGTTTGCCAAGCGATGAACGATAAAAGGACGAGCCAGATCACACCGGCAGCCAATGCCGGCCGGGTCATCTTCGGTGATGCTCCGCCCGCCGCCTTGTAGGCGCGCAGGTTGCGCAGCGTGTTGATCAAGAACAGATCCCCGAGCAATTGCCGCAGCAACAACTTCCCGCTCAGCGGGCGGAAATCCCAAGGCTGCCGGTGATACAGAAAACGCCGCTCCGGGTCGTTCGCGGTTCCGGTCTGTTGATGATGTTCGAGGTGCAGGGGCCGATAGAATTCCACCGGGACCATTCCTGGCACCCCGATCGCCAGGTTGATCAGAAAGTCGTTTAGAGTGCGATGACGGGTCAGGTGATAGTGCGTCGCGTCGTGGTACAGAATAAACAGCGCATGTTGGCGCGCGGCAATCACCACGAAGGCCACGCCATACAGTCGCCAGTCCCCCACGTATAGCGCGATGCGCAACGTCACGACAATGCACAGCCATTCCAGCAGGATCGCAGCGATGGTGCGCAGATCCACCTTCAGCCGCTTCAACATGACGGTGATCAGGCCCGCCACCCCGCCAATCGCAGCGCCATACACTACGTCGAGCAACACGTGCTGACCAGTCGTCAACACGGTAATCCCCAGCACCACGCTCCACAGACTGAAGAGCCATGCCACACGAACGCGTAGATAACCGAGGACAACGCTGATGGCCACCGGCAATGCGACATGCCCGCTGGGCGAGGCGGCCAACGGTGAGTCGATCCGGTAGAACCAATTGAGCCACTGCGACGTGCTGTCCGCGCGCTCGATCATGGTCGGCCAGAACAAGTGACTCAGCAGGCAGGTTCCGGAAGCCACGGCCGCCGCAAAAAGGCCGGCAACAGCCATTCGCGGCGCCGCCCCAGCAGCACCAGCGCCGGCATGATCAGTACGTAGCTCAGGTACAGCGACAAGGTGTAAGGCAGTCGAGCAATGTGCGCATCAAACCATGTCGGTTGAATCACCCGTACCGCGCCCATCGGGAAGTGCGTGACGAGAAAGTACAGTGCGCCCGTCACGACGGTGTAGATCACCAGCCAACTGAAGGGCCGCGTCACGATCGAGGTATCAAGGTGATGACTGACAAACGTGGATGACATGAATAAGGCGCCTGATGGGTCAGAACAAACTCAATTTTCCATACCGCCATGAACGGCGATTTCTGCTCTGTTATTCAAGGTTTGCACCGTCTGAAATGGCAGCGACGAAAGGAAGTCTACGTTGCATTGACCCTTTCAACTCGCCAAACTCCAAACATCTTACTTGCGATGCCGAGGATCTCCATGCGTTTGAGCGCAACGTCCGTTGAATGCTGCGATCTGCATCCACATGAAATCGATCGGATGTTCGAGATTTATTCCGCATCCTACTGCGATACCTCCCGCCCGCGATTCGATCAGGATTTGCAGGACAAGACGCACTGCATCGTATTGCGTTGCGCAGATGAAACCATCGTCGGTTTCACCACCCTCAAACGGTATGAGCGCACGTGGTCAGGCCAACCGATCAGGGTGATTTTTTCCGGCGACACCATCATTGACCGCAAACACTGGGGCAGCCAGCAACTGGCATTCGCGTGGATGCGCCTGGCCGGTGAGATCTGGCAGGAGCAGCCCGACGTGCCCCTGTACTGGTTTCTGATCTGCAAGGGTCACCGCACCTACCGTTATCTGGGCGCCATGGCGTTGAATTACGCCCCCGTGCCGGCGTGGTGACGGATCCTACGGTGCAGGCGTTGGCGGATCATCTTGCAGTGGAACGTTTCGGCGAGGCCTATGATTCGGCAACGGGCGTGCTGTCTTTCAAAGTGCCTCAAGGTCGGTTGACGACGGAACTGGCACAAGTCCCTGCCCCTCACCTGCGCCTGGAAAACGTCGCCTATTTTCTCCAGAAAAATCCTCATTACGCGTCGGGCGATGAGCTGGTCTGTCTGTGTGAATTGCACCCCGACAACCTGCGGCCGATGGCGCTGCGTCTGTTTGCCGCCACACAACCATGCTGATCCGCCAGGCCAGCGCTGCGGACAATCGGCAACTGCTCGACTTTCAGGCGCAGCGGGCCATGCAGGGCGGCTTGCCAATGCGTTTTGATCGTGGGCCTGACTATTTTGCGCTGCACCATTGTCATGCCTTGGACCATCGCACCTGGCTCGCCGAGAACGAGGTCGGTGATCTGAAGGGCATTGCCAGCCTGGTGGTGCGCGAGGGTTATCTTCAGGGTGACATTCAGCCCGTGGCCTATCTGGGGGATCTGCGGCTGGTACCTGATAGGCGTCTGTCGGTGTCGTGGATGGCCGAGGTCAAAGTCAGGCTCGAAACGCTGGCCGATGAAACGGGTGTCCAGCACGCCTATTGCTGTGTCATCCGCGACAACCGTCTCGCCACGCAGTCGCTGCTGAGCGGACGGCGTGCCAATCCTCTCAGGCTTGCGCACTGGCGGGGCTACAGCAACGTAGCCGTGTATGCCCAGCGCGGATGGCGAAGCACTCCGCGAACGCTGGACAACGTGCGTATCGTACAAGCGCAGCCGTGCCACGCTGATGCGCTGCGCGCGTTTCTCGACCGCGAATCGGCAGGTCAGCCCTTCGGCAGCGTTTTCAGTGAAGCGCAGTTTGCACGGCGCCTGGACACCTGGCCGGACTTCGGCCTCTCGTCATTTCTGCTGGCACTGGACGCCCAAGACAATCTGCTGGGCTGTGTCGCGCCTTGGGATGCCGGGCGGATCAAACGGGTGGTGCTTGAAACATTGCCCTTGGCGCACCAGACCCTTCGCCTCGCGTTCAACACCTGTGCGCCGCTGTTGGGGCGCCCTGCCATCGCCGCGCCCGGCGAGGCATTGCGCGACGTTTACCTGACCCACTTGCACGTACGACAGCGCGACCCGCAGATCTTTGCGGCACTGCTGGATGCTGCGTGGATGCGCGTTCGCGGTCAGTACGCGTTGATGCAATTGTGTCTGTATGACCATGACCCGCTCTGGATGGCCATGACGCGCTATCGCGCCGTGTCCATTCCAATGGACCTGTACACGGCGCCCTGTGTGGGGAATGCCGCGGCTTTGACGGCGCAGGACGCCGAGCGCATCCCGGGCTTCGAAATCTATCTCGTCTGAGCGCGTCCGTGCACGACAGCCAATAGCGTCAGCCAGAAACGTGTGGCGTCAAAGCCACCGCCGCCCAGCACCGGTTGACCATGATCGAGCCGGGGCAGACAGATCTGCGGCATGCCCTCGATGCGTTGATGCTCGAGGTAAAACTGCCCGTCATGAGCCCAACCGGGTCGCCGGGCATTGAGGCGGGCGTGATGGGTATCGAGGCGCGAACTGGGGACAGCGCTCCAACTGACGACGTGCACGCACTGCACGGCGGCGGGCAGGTGTTTGAGCAGGTGGGTAATGTGCGGGTCGCGCAGACTGCTGATATCCCGCGCGCCATCGGCCACCCAGGGGGTTTTCGCCAGCACGCGGCGAACGCGATCGAACGGGTAGTTGATGCTCGACTGCCCTACGCTGCCAGCCAACACGTCATCCATGACTGTCGACGGACCTGTTGGCGGTTGCACCAGCGCAACGCCATCACATGCCTCGCTCAATGCCTTGTTCTGTGCCAATGCCGCGAGCGCGTCAAGGCCACCCTTGCTGTGCGCCAACACGACAAATCGTTGCCCCTGCCTGAGTTCGGCCGTCAGCACCTTGCTGATATGCCGCCCCTGCGCCATGACGCCCCGAGATGAACGCACGGGCATGCGCAGAACCGGATAGTCCAGGTGCCGCAACGTCCGCGCACAATCCTGAAAACAGCCGCGCAACCATTCGGAAAACAGTCCGGCAACCAGTACCACCAATGTGCCTGGGGGAAGGCTGGGCATGGGCTTGTGCCAAGACGCGATAAATTGTTCCGTCCAGTCCAGACGTGCCTCGGGCGCTGCGAATTCGGTTGCCGGAAAATGCAGTGGCCAGTCGTCAAACCCCTCAGGCATCCAGACTTCTGTTATCGCCGAAAGACGCCTCATGGTGTGCGCCCAGCGTACTCGTCCAGCGTTTGCCGCGCCGCTTCCAGCGCTTCACGGGTATCGAGGTGATTGGGATGAAACCCCGGAATGAACCAGGCCAGCCATCTCGGAAATACACGGGTCAGCGGACCGGGACTTACGAATAACCAGCCGAGCAAACGCAGCCACTCGCGCCCGTTGCGGCGTTGCCCGTCATTGCCGGCAAGTCGATAAATGAAGTACATGACATCGACTGCAAAGTAGCCGGTCATGATCAGCATGACCCCGCATCGCATCAGGTATCGCCAAACCGGATTACGCACCACCGAGCACAGTACGTCGAAGGCGACGGCTTTGTGCTCGGTTTCTTCGATCGCATGCCAGCGCCATATCATGGCCATCTTTCCATCGGCACCTTTGAGGACCGCGGGATTGCGCAGGAGTTGATCGGAGAGAATCGCGGTGAAATGTTCCAGGCTGGCCGTCATGGCCAGACGCATCGCCGGCGAAAACTTGTTGCCCACCTCCTGACGGCGCAACAGCAGTTGTTCGAGGGCATCGATAGGTGCGCCTTGTGCCGCGAGTTGCTGGTTATACGAACGATGTTCGCGAATATGCGACGCTTCCTGATAAACGAACGCGTCAACGGCTTCGGCCAGTGCCGGATCGTTTTCGATCGCTTTTCGAAAGTACACGACACTGTCGATGAAGAGTTTTTCGCCGAGTGGAAACATGATCGACAGGCCATCGAAAAAGCGCGTCACGTGCGGCCAGCCACGATACCAATAGCGAGGAGTCTGCTCATCGAGTGAAAAACGCACATTGCGCCGGGGGATATCTGCGCAAACAGGTTTCGCCGGCGAGCGTCTAGTTAAAAGACGTTTTAAATACGACATAAAGTTTTCTGCGGTTCCTCGTTGCCCCGACGCGTCAGCAATTGATCGTTAGTGAAGCGGTTAGGGCGGTATACTTTTTGACTCGACCTTTCTCAAGGAGCCCATATGCGCAGTTCCAGTGACATTTCGCAAACGCGTCGTTTCGACGTGAGCAATCTGTGTGTTCTGGCGCTGCAGACGCTGTTTTGGGGCGCGACACTGACCTGGCTTTCCCACACTGATGCGGGTTGGCTCAAATGGCTGGTGCTCGTTCCGTTCTGCCTTGTCATGCAAGGTGTCTTCTCGATGATGCACGAGTCCTTTCATGGCTTGGCGCACAGTCGCAAATCACTTAACTACTTCGTCATGTGGTGGGCTTCTACCCTTTTTGGCGCCTCGGCCACGCTGATCCATATCAACCATCTGGGGCATCATGTGCGCAATCGCACACGCGCAGAACTGGCCGACTTCGCGGTCGCGGATGAGTCGCTGTGGCGCAAGCGTATCGAGTACTACTTTGCGGTGCTCGGCGGTATCTGGCTGGCGGCGTTTGTCGGCAGCCTTTTATTGCCGGTGCTGCCGGCCCGCATCACGGACAAGTGGTCGCAAACCGCAGAGGTCAATACTTATGCCGCGGCTTTCAAGGATTTCTCCAGCGC is a window of Pseudomonas sp. 10S4 DNA encoding:
- a CDS encoding PAAR domain-containing protein; protein product: MDIIRLGDSTSHGGTVLEAFNQTDLNGKPMSGVGHKVVCPLCKGVFPITQGSALLDVGGIAVALHGMKTACGASLIASDPKGEAAS
- a CDS encoding metal-dependent hydrolase, producing the protein MSYLKRLLTRRSPAKPVCADIPRRNVRFSLDEQTPRYWYRGWPHVTRFFDGLSIMFPLGEKLFIDSVVYFRKAIENDPALAEAVDAFVYQEASHIREHRSYNQQLAAQGAPIDALEQLLLRRQEVGNKFSPAMRLAMTASLEHFTAILSDQLLRNPAVLKGADGKMAMIWRWHAIEETEHKAVAFDVLCSVVRNPVWRYLMRCGVMLIMTGYFAVDVMYFIYRLAGNDGQRRNGREWLRLLGWLFVSPGPLTRVFPRWLAWFIPGFHPNHLDTREALEAARQTLDEYAGRTP
- a CDS encoding fatty acid desaturase family protein — encoded protein: MRSSSDISQTRRFDVSNLCVLALQTLFWGATLTWLSHTDAGWLKWLVLVPFCLVMQGVFSMMHESFHGLAHSRKSLNYFVMWWASTLFGASATLIHINHLGHHVRNRTRAELADFAVADESLWRKRIEYYFAVLGGIWLAAFVGSLLLPVLPARITDKWSQTAEVNTYAAAFKDFSSADFKRIRREVIAGVAAWLSIGLLLGWTWHVVLIAYLAFAFSWSSLQWVYHMRTPLDVVEGAYNMRAPHLVRWAFLNFNYNLTHHRHSAMHWQQMHEASNLKETRPLWYGWLQVFLPPQRLPDDLTQLDKTYF